The Pseudomonadota bacterium genome has a window encoding:
- a CDS encoding DEAD/DEAH box helicase family protein, translating into MTCEQHAREKIDQLLTEAGWLVQDVKDTNIYAAKGVAIREFPLKQGHGFADYLLYVDGKAAGVIEAKKTGTTLTGVETQSDKYAKGLPDSLPAWTRPLPFCYQSTGDETRFTNNLDPAPRSRQVFAFHKPDYIFGEAEKIPSQTAEASPEYLSLHSTLRGRLQHMPQLIEEGFWPAQIQAVKNLEKSLAKDCPRSLIQMATGSGKTFTAISIIYRLIKFAGAKRVLFLVDRGNLGKQTLKEFQQYVSPYNNYKFSEEFIVQRLTSNTIDTTARVCISTIQRLYSMLRGELLPEEAEDQSPQGLDSLFKEIPPLEYNPNIPISTFDFIITDECHRSIYNLWRQVLEYFDAHLIGLTATPSKQTFG; encoded by the coding sequence ATGACCTGCGAACAGCATGCCCGCGAAAAGATCGATCAACTGCTTACCGAAGCCGGTTGGCTGGTTCAGGATGTCAAGGACACCAATATCTATGCCGCTAAGGGCGTTGCTATCCGCGAATTTCCTCTTAAACAGGGGCACGGCTTCGCCGATTATCTCCTCTATGTCGATGGCAAGGCTGCCGGCGTCATCGAAGCAAAAAAGACCGGCACCACCCTGACCGGGGTTGAAACCCAGTCCGACAAATACGCCAAGGGCCTGCCCGATAGCCTTCCAGCTTGGACCAGGCCGCTCCCTTTTTGTTATCAGTCCACCGGCGACGAGACCCGCTTCACCAACAATCTCGATCCAGCGCCCCGCTCCCGTCAGGTCTTTGCCTTTCATAAGCCTGATTATATCTTCGGGGAAGCCGAAAAAATCCCCAGCCAAACCGCCGAAGCCAGCCCCGAATACCTCAGCCTCCACTCCACCCTCCGGGGTCGTCTCCAACACATGCCCCAGCTTATCGAAGAGGGCTTCTGGCCCGCCCAGATCCAGGCAGTCAAAAATCTCGAAAAATCCCTGGCCAAGGACTGCCCCCGGTCGCTTATCCAGATGGCCACCGGCAGCGGCAAGACCTTCACCGCCATTTCCATTATCTACCGGCTCATTAAATTCGCCGGAGCCAAGCGCGTCCTCTTCCTGGTCGATCGCGGCAACCTGGGCAAGCAGACTTTAAAAGAGTTCCAGCAATACGTCTCACCCTACAATAATTACAAGTTCAGCGAGGAGTTCATTGTTCAGCGCCTCACCTCAAACACCATCGATACCACGGCCCGGGTCTGCATTTCGACCATCCAGCGGCTCTACTCGATGCTCCGGGGTGAGCTACTTCCCGAAGAGGCCGAGGACCAATCACCCCAAGGGTTGGACAGCCTGTTCAAGGAAATCCCGCCCCTGGAATACAACCCCAATATCCCCATCTCCACCTTCGATTTCATCATCACCGATGAATGCCATCGCTCCATCTACAACCTCTGGCGCCAGGTGCTGGAGTATTTCGACGCCCACCTGATCGGCCTCACCGCCACCCCGTCCAAGCAGACCTTCGGCT
- a CDS encoding sugar phosphate isomerase/epimerase — MKPAGLKGCYPWKIGAPSYVMPGDIITNVRLLKNHLDDVQILCFESSENVILEHDIPLGRLEEASWKSGLTYTVHLPTDMHLGASDPALREKGIAEICRVMEYFQPLSTRCFDLHLAPEELAAAVWLENLDKSLEALSRKLGPDTEKICIENIDYPVEQILPLIDKHRFSLCLDLGHIRRYGDDWERALERISAARHIHYHGYSKGKDHQALTDDDLERTKDLGRILKETGFAGVVTLEIYDLKMLEASVAHLHKAWGQFLHS, encoded by the coding sequence GTGAAGCCGGCCGGTCTCAAAGGCTGCTATCCGTGGAAAATCGGCGCACCATCCTATGTTATGCCAGGCGATATCATCACCAATGTCCGCTTGTTAAAAAATCATCTGGACGATGTCCAGATTCTCTGTTTTGAAAGCAGTGAAAACGTCATTCTTGAACACGACATCCCCCTTGGAAGATTAGAGGAAGCGTCCTGGAAAAGCGGTTTGACCTATACGGTTCACCTGCCCACCGATATGCATCTCGGCGCTTCGGATCCTGCCTTGCGGGAAAAAGGCATTGCCGAGATTTGCCGGGTGATGGAATATTTTCAGCCGCTTTCGACACGATGTTTTGATCTGCATCTGGCGCCCGAAGAGCTGGCCGCTGCTGTCTGGCTGGAAAATCTGGACAAATCCCTGGAGGCTCTATCCAGAAAACTTGGACCGGACACAGAGAAAATCTGTATCGAAAATATCGACTATCCGGTTGAGCAGATCCTGCCGCTTATCGACAAACACCGCTTTTCATTGTGCCTGGACCTCGGGCATATTCGCAGGTACGGCGACGATTGGGAGCGGGCATTGGAACGCATCAGCGCTGCCCGCCATATACACTATCACGGATATTCGAAAGGTAAGGACCATCAGGCATTAACCGATGATGATCTGGAACGGACAAAGGATCTTGGAAGAATATTAAAGGAGACAGGGTTTGCCGGAGTTGTGACGTTGGAAATATATGATCTGAAAATGCTTGAGGCCTCAGTTGCTCATCTTCACAAGGCCTGGGGTCAATTCCTGCATTCATAA